Within the Nicotiana tabacum cultivar K326 chromosome 11, ASM71507v2, whole genome shotgun sequence genome, the region AGTCGTAGTATTTGGTCTAATAGGGTTGCCCCCAAATTTATCTGATGTTGAACATAATTCATTAAAATCCCCACATAAGAACCAAGCTAAATTTTTAATATGATTATTAAATTCTATAAGGTTTTGCCATAAAATTTTCCTATTAACATATTGGTTACTAGCATAAATAACTGATAAATACCATTTGGGTGAAGAATGACTAACCTGAACAGATGCATGGATTTCTTGACTTGTAACGGCCACCGGATCCACAGTTAGCTCATGGCACGCCAGAGAATAACTATTCCTCCTGCGTGTCCATGCGCAACAACTTGTATAAGATCAGTAAAATCAAATTGTTGAAGTAGTGATGTATGGTTTTACATCTTCGTCTCTGTGAGGCACAATGTAGATGGGTTATTTCATTGTAGTATAAATCGTAGGTTCCTACGAAATTTCAAGCCATTTGCTCCCTTATAGTTCCATAGCATGATCTTCATAAGATGACCCTTGTGTTGTGTTCCTCCTGTGGTAATGAGAGATCTAGGTGCATGAGAAGATGTGGAGGTTGATGTAGAGCCTAGGGCAACATCGTGTCTCTCAGGGTGGGTATCATGAGGACCACATATTTTTCCTCCAAGGAGTAAGGGTCGAGGCGGATATTCAGTGATGTCTTTTCCAAACGTGGTGGAATGTAgatcaaatttttttttcttctatatttTCTGGCATGGAGATCGTGAAGGATTCGTTCAGTGGCAATGATTCTATGAAGGTCTCTGGAGCATCTACCTCTTATTCTTgtgcttgttgatgatgataTTCCTCTAATGGTGGCGATGTTGGTGGGTACATCACTGGTAACTTGCTCCTGGCGTGGGGGCAGTTGATGTAGTGGTTCTTCCACTTAGTTTTGGTGAGGCACAAACCATGGCAAGTAGTTGTGAGGTTGGTGTGTAGTCCAACACTGGTAGTGTTGTTGGATATGAGCATTCCATTGATGAATGTTGAGGAGTTGTGTTTGGAACTCTAGAGTAGTGATCTCTTATTGTTGTAGTATTTGCATGGCAACTTCGTAGTTCATGGGCATGAAGATGCCTTGCTGAATGATATTGGTAAGTGCTTTTGTGTTGTCCAGGAGGATCGCTGCCTGTTGTTGCATCAAGGGTATGTCTGGCAGAGGTGGAGGGAGAGTGATATGTGGTTGAGGGATGAAACTTGGTTGAGCAAGAAGGTAGTTGTAGGGTTGTTGAAAGATGTTTGGTAGGGGAGACATGGAACTGGTGGTATTGATACAAGTTATGGAAGAAGAAGTGGAGGTGGTAGGATGTATTGAACAATATGCATGTAGTGGTGATAGTGGCGCTGATACCTGTGTGAGCGGCGACGAGGATGTGGGTGTTGACGGGGATACATTGGTGTTTGTGGGGAGATCAGCTTGTGAAAGTGTGGTGTGTATTGTAGAGTTAATATTAGTAGTTGATGTAATGATATTTGAGGGGGAGGGTTGAGTAAATGTATGTTGTGGGTAATCAATGGTTGTTGGTTGAAGGGGCGGTGAGCTCAGTGGTGGTGTAATGGTTGAAATAACTAGGGCACTGTTATTGTAATTGATGGAAATGCCGACTATGGGGCTTGTAGAGTTATCATGGGGTTGATGGAGTGGAAGGTGTAGGTTTGAGGATTCATCAATTGAATGAAGAGGTGGCATGTAGTGATTCGGATTAGAAGTGGTGGTAGTTGCTTGTGGCAGTGGAGAAGGGGCGTGATTATTGTCTTTACCATCGGAAGTGTATAGTAGTGGAAGAGTTGAAGTAGTAGGCGTAGGGGAAGGTATTATAGGTTCATGATATTTTCCAGTGTTTGGGGTAATTGGAGTGTGGGTAGTGTCGTTTATgtttagcaaaggaagaaaggtGCCATTGGAAATAGTGGTTTGCATGTCGGGATGTGGTGTAGTATTGGTAAGAATGGCAGGTGGCGGTGCAGTGTGTTGTTGTTGCATGCATGGGCTTTGCATGTGGTGTGAGTATGGGGTGAGGGGTAGTATAGGTGCTATGGGGTTTGATGATGATGATTGAGTGCAATTGGTAAGTGAAATAGGCAGTGTAATTGGAGGATCAATTGTGAGGGCCTTCTTGGTTAATTTATTTTTGTGTCATGGAGAGTTGTTAAGGACaacattatttttttgtttttgacgGCGTATTAGAGGGTGCGTGATTTGGGTATTAGGTAGTAATGcatgtgaatggaaaatggtagtATTTAGAGAAGCATTTGATGATGGGGTAGGATCATTAGGAATAGTAGACGATGTGTGCATGTGAGGTTGATGATTGGGATGTTTGATTTCGGCGGGTGGTATGGCAGGGGTTGTATTAGGTAATGATATTTTAATTGGAAGGGGTGTGTCTATAATAGTAGGTTATTTATAGAGTTTAGGGTTTTCAGTGGGAGTGGTATATGCAAATCTATTGAATAGGGAAATGGTATTTGCTGGGCTAGTTTTAGTGGTCTATTTTGGAAGAGAGGTTTTATTTTGAGAAATGTAATTGTTATTAGATGGATTACGTGAAGGTTTGGTATAGGAAACTGTTTTCCATTCATCATTTGTAGGTGATGGTGTTGTAGGGTTAGAAGACTTTAGTAATGTATTTTGATTAGTAGGTGTTGTGGTAGTTGTGATATTGGGACAGTGGCAATTAGTATGCCTTAAGCATCCACAAGCAGTGCAAATGGAAGAAGCATCTTCATAGTAAATGTGCTGAAGGTGTGATCCTAATAACACATTTTTTTGGTAATGGCGTATCTAGTGGTGCTAGGATGCAAAGACATGCGTAACGACCTCTAGTGGTATGAACTGTGCATGTGTCTATTTTTAACAGGATACCAATGTGAGTTGctttttttttgagaattttcaAATCATAATATATTCAGTGGGTAATTCTTGTAAACGAATCCATATAGTTGATAAGTTAAGATTAGCAGTAGCCGGATTAAACTTTGGCTCCCATTGTCGAATAGTAAGGTATTGAGATCCAATAAACCATGGTCCATTGTGGACGATGTTGTTGTAGTTAATAGGGTTTGCTATTTTTAATAAGTAATAATCATAACCTAAATCAATGAGGATAAAAGGTTCATTGAGTTTCCAAAGTTGTTCTATTTTGTGTTTTAGAAGAAGGTATGTAGTTTTTTTGCCAAGTAATTTTATAATAAAGGCTTGGTTCCACGGGCGATAGAGTCGTGATTTATCACTTTGGGTTATAGGAATAAAACGGGGGTGGTTTGTTTGGTTTTCAGTTTCATCCTCTAATGAAAGTTTGCTAAGGAATTCcgtgttaaaatcagtaggcataGGAGATGGTTGTGGAAAGAACTTATCACGAATACTTACTTGTTCAACTGAGGACTGGTTGGTTATTGGCTGTGTAGACTTTGGTTTACGAGTGCTGCGATCCAACTGGTCCATTTCCTCTTCCGTCATTTGCTGGTCGTCCTTTGCTTGTATGTTATTCATTGGTAAGGGGACTGTGATGAGTGTGGTTGGAAAATGGAGTTTTCTCAGTCTAGAAGTCTAGTGAGAAGGAAGAGCATTTACAAGGGAAAGGTTCGGATTTTTGCTTGTTATATTCCCGTCGGTCTCAAAATTTTAAAAGTGCATACAAAAGAATGACTAACCAAGACTGCTTCTCATTAACATTATTACTACCATTATaattgttatttaattattttatattactATTATGAAAGCACTTTTGAATTATTAACTAATTTACTTAAGTTAAGGTGTTTAATTGCAAATTGTTAAGAAATCGTAGAACTATTATAAAATATAGTGTTAATGGTATTTGGAGTTCTTATTATGACGAAATTGTTAAAGCAAACACTTGGTGGTCCCTAAAGTTCAATAAGACATCACTAATTTTCCCCTTTATTATCTCCAATTAGATATCGAAAAGCTCCTAAAtaaaattaagggtgaaaattatTTACATCCCTAAGTTTTAAAAATCAAACTCATCCTCCAACtatgaacaatagtcattatCATCCTTTGATCCTATTGCTATGTCTATTTTacccttgttattttttattttccatatatgtcattttttattatatatgatattataaatagaataatcatattataaaatatattacTACTTTTATGATTATTATTTCAATATCATGTGTATTAAGTATGCATATAAGGTATGTCTATGTGTGTCCGTAAGGCTTTAAGTTctatttttctcttattcttcACTGTGTATATCACTACAAAAAGATGAGCTACGACGATATTtaattaatgatatttataataaaTGTCGGAAAAAAGTTTACTTCTTGACATTTGTTAAAAAATGTGGCAAAAAATTGACATTTGATAAAAAATGACGGAAAATATAGTGACATTTGATCTAAATGTCACATGATTAAGAATAAGACGACATTCATTTATTGACATGTATGGCAAATGTCAAATAtttgtagtaatttaaaaaagaaagaggGAAATTTTTTCGGTAACCTTCCCTctcaaatttccatctcaaataTCTAAAAGAAACCCTACTCTGCGACCCTCTTTTAGAACAATTCAAGTTCATTCTCCTTCCCttccttcccccccccccccccccccaaactccATTTCTCTATCCCGTCCAATTCCTCCACCCCAACCGTGAATATCGAGAATCTTTAGTAATAGCAATATAAAAATGTACTCTCTTCTTTGCTTCATTCTCTATTTCCTTCTCTTCATCTATTGTGTATTAGAATAACTCCAggttaggattttttttttcttgattgaTCGATCAGATTTGACACTACAAAAAAATAGCCTATTTGCGGGAGGTAAAAAATAATCATCTTGTGGCGGTTTTAACCTCCGCAATATATTTTCGAAATATGAGAAATTCTATTTTCGCGGCAGCTTTAACCCCCTCAATTTGTTTATTTAATGGCAGTTGTAACCTTCCCTATTCCATGAAGACCTTTTttttgggaggggggggggggagcaatTATGGGGATACCTATTTTAAGAGGCATTAACATAACTTAAACACAAAATATCTAGTTCAACCATTCAAGTAAAGTATGATACTTAATCATCTATTACATTTGCAAAGAAATTCAATGATTTTCATTAAGATTACGATCAATAGATGATCCTCTTACGCCCATAGGTGAAATGGATCCGCTAGCTGCATCACTTGGCtgcaaagaaataaaaagcaTTTAAAGTTTTTTCCTTTtagtttttcaaattaaaaaactACATATAGCTAGATTTTATTTACCGCTACCGGAGGAGAAACGAAAATCCCAGCAAACTGTTCAGGTATTGTCCCTTCTTTCATAATCATATATGTCTTGAAAgcattcatcatttggaggtgTGCAGTCATCATTTGAGCATAGTTCTCTTGGCTTTGATTGTGAGCATTTACAATCTGATTGTACTTCTCTTGGCTTTGATTGTGAGCATTTACAATCTGATTTGTACTTCTCTTCGCATTTGGACGAACATGAACCATTATCACAACTAGAAGAATTTATACCTCCAAAATGACGTCTTATTTGTCTAAAACCTTTACTCGGGATAGCTCCTAACCCCAAGCACCTTACCCTTCCAGAATGCTCTTTTCCTAGCACCTTACCAACGACATCATTTGGTGAAACTTCAGACTCATCTGTGGCGCTTTGACTTACAACTAGCTCAATTTTTCCTGAATATAAGATACACAACAGCTAATGAGTTCTTTTATGTTTCAACACACAAAAGAATGCAGCAAGCATAATCTAAGAAACAATAATTAGATTTTAATGATTGTATTTGGCAACAATTTCTGAAAATTCCATTTCTTTTACATAATAATTCCTGCAAAATTCTGGTGCCTTTCCAATACCAGTAACCATGATAAAGAAATCAGTGCAGATAAATTTAATGACTGCATTTGGAAACAAGAAGCAGACATAGAAGTACAGTAGAACAGAGTACATACAGACTCTCATCATCACTATAATCATGTCAAGCAAACTAACAATTACCTTATTCTTCTTGTTTCTGAACATATCTTTATTCCCTACTGGCATTTCTGGTTTAAATCAAGAAGGACTTTATTTAATGTCATGGCTTTCCACTTTTAACTCTTCCTCTTCTGTTGCATCCTTCTCTTCATGGAATCCAAGTCATGAAAATCCATGCAAATGGGCTCATGTTACTATACTCAGGTTAGTATGCCACCAGTAAGGACTCTTCTAATCAAGAGAGTTTGATATAACCTACAAGATTTTCACgagaaaaaataatttagtaaCTTGTCAATTTTATAAGATCAGAGACATACTTTACAATTTTATAAGCTAAATAAAAGGGAATGTAAAGTTAGCTAGTTATCTAGCATGAACAACCATGAGAACATATTCAAATGAATATATACTACTAAACTAAGAGTACTATAGAAAATATCAATGTGTTTCTTGGCTTTCTCCATTATTATCATTCAACAGATGGACCAATACTAAGGGACTTTATAGAGAGGGGTTGCAATGGTCTGAATGAGTTTATAACTAAATTCATTTCTATGTAAAATATTGATCTTCATGCTGGTTGAGAAGACAGGGATCGTAATAGAAGAAgcttcaaaaatctcccaaaatcaaAAATCTTTAATGTAAAACCAAGAGCAGTTAGGAAGCAAATTCAGTTCAACCCTTGCAGCAATTGTACTCAGTCAATCTGCTTGATGACACTAGCAGATATTTACCAATATTTTTAGTGATCTGCCACAATCAAAGACAGAATGCACCACGATCTCATTCTAAAGAGTTTCTTTCCGAGGATGAAACACCTAGCTTTGCGGCCTCAAGCGGGGCGGCACAGGCCTATGATACTGCTATGTATAATGCTGACATGATGAAATTCAGGAAAATGGTTATGACAATCCAAGAATTCAACAATGGTGAACATGGAAATACTCCAAGTGAGTAAAGACTCAACCCTTACTCTCCTCCTCGGGCAGTGACTGCAGAGATTTTGGTGCCTCGGGGAGACAAGAGTTATTAAAAGGAATGAACTGCTGCTTTGCTAAAAGTTCACCTGAAGCTTGAGATTTTTTTCCAAATAGTTCTTGACTGGAATCGGTAACAGAGATTTGAGAATATAACAATATCTATGATGTACATTTACTCATATCTTGATTTGAATAACAAAGTTTATAGGATCAGAATATATTTATACTTTTTTGTTTAATTCAATTTGTACAACAGTTCACATACAATTTCTATTGAAATGCTGAAAACCTTTCAGTTTACAATATAGTGATATATGTCTGCTAGTATACTAAGTATATTATATTTTATGTTTTAAAGTTTTTTCCTCTATAACTACGAAATAATTTATGTACCAAAAGCTTGTCTATTGTGAATgatttattttttactttgtcGGAGGTTTAGTGAGGAAGATTTCATTGTTCTCACAAAGATGTACAACAGTTTCTACctatcaaaacaaaaaataaaactgtTGTCGACGATTTCTGTTACTACTGTTATTATATTTTGCTAAACAATTGCAGTCTACATGAAAATACCAATGCAATCAACATGATATAAAGTAGCACACTCACAAAATTACACCTAGACATGGTAAGTTTCTGCATTCCCTTTAAAGCACGTCTGTAGTTGATGCCTTTTGAACTCACTTTAATCGTTTACATTTTGGAGTAGTCTACGGAGATAAATGGATCAAATTGAGGAATTAAATAGTCACAAGCCAGAAGACTACCATATATATCAAAGAGATATATTCTTTTGCTAACATTTTACAAAATTTCTTGAACAAAAAGTAGTAATACGACAGTATGAGAAATAAACTACCATGTCTAGGGAAAATCTAAACTCGTACGAAAAGTTAGCAGAAAATTCCATATACAAGTAATACATTTACTCATTGACTTTGAAGAGATTGCTCGAGCACCAACCTCAAACGACGCGctaataaaatcataaaaaggAGCAAAGAGAACCTAAATCAaatcacatgcaaaaattattgaaattggaGCAGAGAAACCTAAATCAAATAACATGCAGAAACTACTTAAATTCAGATATTAGGAAAACATACTCAAAACCCTAGAGGAATTAAAATCGGATATAAACAAATTAGGAAGGAGAGGGCAGAGAGCTGCAATTCGAGTTGTACCTTTTGTCAGGAGATTCAACGACAAACACGCTTTAATTCGAGTTGTAATTGCTGAAATTCACATTAAAATCGCACAAATATCAAACTTAGAGGAATTAAAATCGGATATCAACTATTTTTGCAATGCAGAGACTGATTTCGCACAACTATTTTCGCAATGCACAAATATTTCGCACAAAAATTTTCGCAATCGGATATCACATTAAATCGCAACTTAGAGTGAACCCTAAATCGTTAcagtgaaagacaatgagagattaaagagagaaagagaacttGTCATTTCAGGAGGAGAAAGTCAACCCTAAATCGTTAGAATGAAGAGCAGGCACTGTGATGTGGGCGGTGGGTGGAAATTTTTACCTTTCAATTTTTATGTGGGCGAAAATTTCTGGAAAAAAAGAGGGAAAGATTTCGTTCAGGGCTTGTGTGTGccaaaaaagtaaaaagaaagaaCGGAAATTGAATTTTAGTgcagaaaagcaaaaagaaagaacTGTGCGTCTGATTGCTTGACAGCAATTGTTTTGAGATTTGCACcaccaaaattttaatttaagTTTAAGGGAGGTTTCAAACGCCGCAAATTGAATTTTAGTGCAGAGGTCAATAAGACCCCCTAAATTAGATACAATTTGTGGAGGTTAATTATAACCCCGTAATAAAACCGCCACAAATAGACTGTTTTTTTGTAGTGTGAATTCCTTCTTTCTGGTGAGTGTTTTGATTTCTCGGAGGAATTCAACCATGTTTAGTTTAAATTTTTGAAGCTTAAtctatgttgtgattttgttttgtgGTGGTGATATGGAGATATGTTTGTTTGAATGGAAGCTGTGTGAGGGTGTTATTACAAAATAAAGTAATGTTGATATCACATTCACAAATTATGCCCTACGAATGTTTGACAAAATGCCTGATAAGCATCTTAAACACTATGACCTTCCATATTGTTTATTCATTTCCAAATatgaacaaaattaattaaattttctcAATTCTTGTCTGATTCAATTGTCTGTAGGTTAGCAACTTAGATGTGTGCGGGTTTTCAGTCACCAGGTATTTGTTTCTTGTACACTTAATAAAATACTTAGTTGCATGATCCTAGTAAGCGATCATTAGATGTGAATGAAGATATTATCCTGTGTGGCAGGAGAATGCTTGTAAGTAATTTTCACATCCATATGTATCATTAGCCTTATATAGGCCTGTTTAGTTAGTATTGTATGGTAGTTAACTCTTGGCTTTCAAAGGAGAAATGTCATAATAATAAATGTGCTATTAACTTGTCTAAATATAGGGTTCTATTTACCCTGCTAATTATTTCGTCCCTACGAAAATTGTGCAATTAGTCGAACGTGTTTAGAATTTACTAGGTTGAAATATACTGATGGCTATGCTGGTTGATTAGGTGAAGAATGAGGTTGTGCAAATCTACTGGACTCTGTGTGAGTGATATGGAGTTGCTGTGAGAGAAAGTCCACAGTATGGCAATTTATGGTAAGGTCCTTGTAAATTTGATGGCCAAACAGCATCTTTCTTTATTAAAGTAATGTGTTTTTTACTAAGGCATTTTTTTCATTGATGGCAGATATATAACTATACTTCAACTGGTTGTCTTATAAGGATAAGGATACTCGTAAAAATAGCTGCActatataaatttattttattaaat harbors:
- the LOC107796136 gene encoding uncharacterized protein LOC107796136; translation: MVHVRPNAKRSTNQIVNAHNQSQEKYNQIVNAHNQSQENYAQMMTAHLQMMNAFKTYMIMKEGTIPEQFAGIFVSPPVAPSDAASGSISPMGVRGSSIDRNLNENH